A window from Sphingobacteriales bacterium encodes these proteins:
- a CDS encoding radical SAM protein, protein MKYKYLFGPVASRRLGLSLGIDLVPYKVCDLDCLYCESGKTTVKTTERIPYFPREEIIKELDDFFSSNPLVDFLTFSGAGEPLLNTDFHEISAYLNQYYPFFNTALITNGTLFYLPEVRKEVEFIDIVLPSLDSATQATFEKLNRPHPNLHLNQIVDGLIQLRKEFEGYIWLEIFIVEGINDTESELEAFRTILEKIRPDKIQLNSLDRPGTDKSIKTASFGRLEEIKSFFQPWETEIISRKYKTGHPKFKTSHAEELILETLKRRPCTENDLFVMTALSKEMLTNILEKLTRENKIISSVVGTNTFYEINQIS, encoded by the coding sequence ATGAAATATAAATACCTTTTTGGTCCGGTCGCCTCCAGGAGATTAGGTCTTTCACTCGGAATTGACCTCGTACCTTACAAAGTTTGTGACCTCGACTGCCTGTATTGTGAAAGCGGTAAAACGACCGTAAAAACAACTGAGAGAATACCTTATTTTCCCAGGGAAGAAATCATCAAAGAGCTGGATGATTTTTTCTCCTCCAATCCGCTGGTTGATTTTCTGACATTCAGCGGAGCGGGAGAACCTCTTTTAAATACAGACTTTCATGAAATATCAGCTTATCTGAACCAATATTATCCGTTTTTTAATACGGCACTGATTACCAATGGGACTTTGTTTTATCTGCCCGAAGTCAGGAAGGAAGTTGAATTCATTGATATAGTATTGCCATCTCTGGATTCAGCCACTCAAGCTACTTTTGAAAAGCTGAACAGACCTCATCCCAATCTTCATTTAAACCAGATTGTTGATGGCCTGATCCAATTGCGTAAAGAATTTGAAGGATATATCTGGCTCGAAATATTCATTGTGGAAGGCATCAATGACACTGAAAGCGAACTGGAAGCATTTCGTACCATTCTTGAGAAAATCAGGCCTGATAAGATACAACTCAATTCACTCGATCGCCCGGGTACAGATAAATCCATAAAAACAGCAAGTTTTGGCCGTCTCGAAGAAATAAAAAGTTTTTTTCAACCATGGGAAACTGAAATAATCAGCCGTAAATATAAAACCGGCCATCCGAAATTTAAAACCTCACATGCAGAGGAGCTTATTCTTGAAACCCTAAAAAGACGTCCTTGTACGGAAAATGACCTTTTTGTCATGACTGCCCTCTCAAAGGAAATGCTGACAAATATTCTGGAAAAATTAACCCGGGAAAACAAAATCATTTCATCCGTTGTGGGTACAAATACTTTTTACGAAATAAACCAAATCAGTTGA
- a CDS encoding MBOAT family protein, with the protein MLFSSNIFLFYFLPLFLFLIFILPKKLLTLFIILSSLFFFAWGAPTFIFILLIFILIDYFLAGWLERPVFSARKAIMWAGILLNLSLLIYYKYAAFFIENLNVLVSRAGFTFNHPSKNLVLPLGISFFTFHKISFLIDVYRKKKGRGSFVEYLNYILFFPKILSGPILKWRESGSQFSQTPDVSNQTRFEGFFRFSAGLFQKVWIADVIGMYINPVFMAAPESISSAQMWVTVFAYSFQIFFDFSAYTDMAIGLANMMGFRLPENFNHPYLARNIREFWQRWHISLTAWFKEYLFMPLAFNFSRKLKNNSYLSIKTDYIIYSLAVFITFLLTGFWHGAGWTFILWGAYHGILLIADRLFLFRFFRKAGAFISGLLTFLLVMFGWILFRAENLLHFKTIWIKMFSFDGIELNFRPLFYVALGLSVFITILPSLRKTLLFKNIQVKYPAPLRFLFYLTLLVLSLAGISSQGFYPFIYFRF; encoded by the coding sequence ATGTTATTCAGCAGCAATATATTTTTATTTTACTTTCTGCCCCTTTTTTTATTTCTGATTTTCATTCTTCCGAAAAAACTCCTGACTCTTTTTATCATCCTTTCAAGCCTTTTCTTTTTTGCATGGGGAGCACCCACTTTTATCTTTATTTTATTGATTTTCATTCTGATAGATTATTTTCTGGCCGGATGGCTCGAAAGACCGGTCTTTTCAGCACGGAAAGCAATCATGTGGGCAGGAATTTTATTGAATTTATCCCTTCTGATTTATTATAAATATGCAGCCTTTTTCATTGAAAATCTTAATGTTTTGGTCAGCAGGGCAGGTTTTACCTTTAATCATCCTTCGAAAAACCTTGTGCTTCCTTTAGGTATATCGTTTTTTACATTCCACAAAATAAGCTTTCTGATTGATGTTTACAGAAAGAAAAAGGGCAGGGGCAGTTTTGTAGAATACCTGAATTATATTTTATTTTTCCCGAAAATATTATCCGGGCCGATTTTAAAATGGCGGGAAAGCGGCAGCCAGTTCAGTCAGACTCCTGATGTGAGCAATCAGACAAGATTTGAAGGATTTTTCCGGTTTTCTGCCGGATTGTTTCAGAAAGTCTGGATAGCTGATGTTATTGGGATGTACATTAATCCGGTATTCATGGCTGCTCCTGAAAGCATTTCATCTGCTCAGATGTGGGTTACTGTGTTTGCCTATTCTTTTCAGATCTTTTTCGATTTTTCAGCTTATACCGACATGGCAATCGGATTGGCAAACATGATGGGTTTTCGTTTGCCTGAAAACTTCAATCATCCTTATCTTGCGAGAAATATCAGAGAGTTCTGGCAACGCTGGCATATTTCTCTGACTGCCTGGTTTAAGGAATATCTGTTTATGCCCCTCGCCTTTAACTTTTCACGTAAGTTAAAGAATAACAGTTATTTATCTATTAAAACAGATTATATCATTTACAGTCTGGCAGTTTTTATTACCTTTTTACTCACAGGCTTCTGGCATGGTGCAGGCTGGACTTTCATCCTGTGGGGGGCTTATCATGGCATCTTACTGATAGCTGACAGGCTTTTCCTTTTCAGGTTTTTCAGAAAAGCAGGGGCATTTATTTCAGGTTTACTGACTTTTTTATTGGTCATGTTTGGCTGGATACTTTTCAGGGCTGAAAACCTGCTGCATTTTAAAACGATATGGATAAAAATGTTTTCTTTTGATGGAATCGAACTGAATTTCAGACCATTATTTTATGTGGCACTTGGATTATCCGTATTTATTACGATACTGCCTTCACTCAGAAAAACATTGTTGTTTAAAAATATTCAGGTGAAATATCCGGCTCCTTTACGCTTTCTGTTTTACCTGACCTTGCTTGTTCTTTCATTGGCAGGCATTTCTTCTCAGGGTTTTTATCCATTTATTTATTTCAGGTTTTGA
- a CDS encoding T9SS type A sorting domain-containing protein, giving the protein MRKLALMTIMGVLFSFQFAFSQGNCLYFDGTDDYISVANSSSLNFGTGNFTIECWLKTNNTLTKGLVNKKNSSSSDGFSIFIANGRIGVKINSNTTQYFGNTGILNDNIWHHVAIVFYGYTDDVDGDLWEVTVYHDGEYVSAYSYPRATISNSEPLYIGKHYSGGNYSGYLEEVRIWNTNRSQSQIQSNMHTQISGSASNLVAYWRFNESSGTNANDETSNNNDGTLVNMSNSSWVSSTVPMPFQTNGSGNWSSTSTWLSGTIPNSNYAVVQLDHNVTVDNDYTIGKLTNNATLTINPTSSLILKDQLINSGTIKVLSNISGNVGSFIDAGTGSFGTNVLERYFTDNKWHYFSPPVSSVSSSAFSGGAVWQYSETTPGWVRVPLGTTLSVAKGYDVYFDNTGTKYLSFSGTFNTGEKSISLTYSASAGTGYNLVGNPYPSTIDWDASSGWTRNNVNSSIYIWNPSSNSVETYVLGGGNGTNGGSRYIPATQGFFVTCTQNTTLTMTNSVRVTNDDRTLRNEFNSNELRMKISGQDYSDESLIRFNPEASEKFDGRFDAYKFYSYNKTVPQIYTIDKQNTEYAIQSVPSVSGNLTMPLHFYVGYDGEYTLSFDKSHLSENCNIIVEDLLTNQIYDLNTTDKIRINATINDRQDRFLLHFYQNHQIYNGLSDSREEENIRIYSAGRKIYLYNSDENSGNILVNIYNLSGQCLMKKTTEATGLSVIESGLSDGVYILTAKTRDKIITQKITIY; this is encoded by the coding sequence ATGAGAAAATTAGCATTAATGACTATCATGGGAGTCCTCTTCTCCTTCCAGTTTGCATTCAGTCAGGGCAACTGCCTGTATTTCGATGGCACAGATGATTATATCAGCGTTGCCAACAGCAGTTCACTTAATTTCGGGACGGGAAATTTCACTATTGAGTGCTGGTTAAAAACCAATAATACATTAACAAAAGGATTAGTAAACAAAAAGAATTCATCAAGCTCTGATGGATTTTCAATTTTTATAGCTAATGGAAGAATTGGCGTAAAGATTAATAGCAATACTACCCAATATTTTGGAAATACCGGGATATTGAATGATAATATCTGGCACCACGTAGCTATTGTATTTTATGGATATACCGATGACGTTGATGGAGATTTATGGGAAGTTACTGTTTATCATGATGGCGAATACGTATCGGCATATAGTTATCCAAGAGCCACTATATCCAATTCAGAACCTCTTTATATTGGGAAGCATTATTCAGGAGGGAATTATTCCGGATACCTGGAGGAAGTCCGTATCTGGAACACAAATAGGTCACAATCACAGATACAAAGCAATATGCACACACAAATCAGTGGTAGTGCCTCCAACCTGGTAGCATACTGGCGTTTCAACGAATCATCCGGGACCAATGCAAACGATGAAACTTCCAATAACAATGACGGGACACTCGTCAATATGAGCAACAGCAGCTGGGTAAGCTCAACCGTCCCTATGCCTTTTCAGACAAATGGCTCAGGAAACTGGAGTTCTACCAGTACCTGGCTCAGCGGAACTATCCCCAACAGTAACTATGCAGTTGTTCAGTTAGACCATAATGTAACTGTTGATAATGATTATACGATAGGAAAGCTTACCAACAATGCCACCTTGACTATCAATCCCACTTCTTCGCTAATTTTAAAAGATCAATTAATAAATTCCGGGACTATCAAGGTTTTATCGAACATTTCAGGAAATGTGGGATCATTTATCGATGCAGGAACCGGTAGTTTTGGAACCAATGTCCTTGAAAGATATTTTACCGACAATAAATGGCACTATTTCTCCCCCCCTGTCAGCTCAGTTTCTTCCAGTGCTTTTTCCGGTGGAGCAGTCTGGCAGTATAGTGAAACCACACCCGGTTGGGTGAGGGTTCCGCTGGGGACTACGTTGAGTGTCGCAAAGGGTTATGACGTTTATTTTGATAATACCGGAACAAAATATCTGAGTTTCAGCGGTACTTTCAACACCGGAGAAAAATCAATTTCGCTTACCTATTCCGCATCAGCCGGGACGGGATATAATCTGGTTGGGAATCCATATCCATCCACGATTGACTGGGATGCAAGTTCAGGATGGACGAGAAATAACGTCAATAGTTCAATTTATATCTGGAATCCGAGTTCAAATTCAGTTGAAACTTATGTTTTAGGAGGAGGAAATGGAACCAATGGCGGCTCCCGGTATATTCCTGCCACACAGGGATTCTTTGTCACGTGCACCCAGAATACCACCCTTACCATGACCAATAGTGTCAGGGTTACCAATGACGACCGTACCCTGCGTAATGAATTCAACAGCAATGAATTGCGAATGAAAATATCAGGACAGGATTATTCCGATGAATCTCTTATTCGTTTTAATCCTGAAGCCAGCGAAAAATTTGATGGCCGCTTTGATGCCTATAAATTTTATTCCTACAATAAAACTGTACCTCAGATATACACAATTGATAAACAGAATACTGAATATGCCATTCAGTCCGTTCCTTCAGTGAGTGGAAATCTGACAATGCCCCTCCATTTCTATGTGGGTTATGATGGAGAATATACCCTTTCTTTTGACAAAAGCCACTTATCAGAAAATTGCAACATCATTGTCGAAGATCTGCTGACCAATCAAATTTATGATCTGAACACGACAGACAAAATACGGATAAATGCAACCATCAATGACAGGCAAGACAGATTTCTGCTTCATTTCTATCAGAATCATCAGATTTATAACGGTTTAAGTGATAGCAGAGAAGAAGAGAACATCCGGATTTATTCAGCAGGAAGAAAAATTTACCTCTATAATTCAGATGAAAATTCAGGAAATATACTTGTTAATATTTACAACCTGTCAGGTCAATGTTTGATGAAAAAAACCACTGAAGCCACCGGACTTTCAGTGATAGAATCCGGACTTTCCGATGGGGTTTACATCCTGACAGCAAAAACCAGAGACAAGATCATCACACAAAAAATCACCATTTATTAA
- a CDS encoding HAD hydrolase family protein has translation MKLKQMAVTDLDGTLLNGDHALSDRNLKTLQNLVKHEIVRVIATGRSLFSYFRAGFESIPVDYLIFSSGAGIYHLREKKIILSLNLSPQEASYAFQTLLGEKLDFSVQQQIPENHRYVYVFNSASNPDFERRNKLYEGFCNEIIPGEFKKDVYCQLIAICPPGTGVDKYQKIKELLPGFSVIRSTSPIDHQSVWIEVFNKNVSKLNGIRFLSDHLNIGLDSVFCCGNDYNDLEMLEACPNAYVVDNAPQEFKQKFHTVSSHHEDGFSQAVEHWLSS, from the coding sequence ATGAAGCTGAAGCAGATGGCAGTTACCGACCTGGATGGCACCTTACTGAACGGGGATCATGCCTTAAGTGATAGAAACCTTAAAACACTGCAAAATTTGGTCAAACATGAAATTGTGAGGGTTATTGCCACAGGCAGGAGTCTTTTTTCATATTTTCGTGCAGGATTTGAATCCATCCCTGTCGATTACCTTATCTTCAGCTCGGGAGCCGGAATTTACCATCTCAGAGAGAAAAAAATTATTCTTTCCCTGAACCTGTCTCCACAGGAAGCTTCCTATGCCTTTCAGACGCTACTTGGCGAAAAACTCGATTTCTCAGTTCAACAGCAAATACCTGAAAATCATCGTTATGTCTATGTTTTCAATTCAGCTTCAAATCCTGATTTTGAAAGAAGAAACAAATTGTATGAAGGATTTTGCAATGAAATAATACCAGGTGAGTTTAAAAAAGATGTGTACTGCCAGCTGATTGCTATTTGTCCGCCCGGAACTGGCGTTGATAAGTATCAGAAAATTAAAGAGTTATTGCCAGGATTTTCGGTTATCCGCTCAACTTCTCCTATTGATCACCAATCGGTCTGGATTGAGGTTTTTAACAAAAATGTTTCAAAACTGAATGGCATCCGGTTTCTTTCCGATCATTTAAACATTGGATTAGACAGTGTTTTCTGTTGCGGAAACGATTATAATGACCTTGAAATGCTGGAAGCCTGCCCGAATGCTTATGTGGTTGACAATGCTCCACAGGAATTCAAACAAAAATTCCACACGGTTTCATCCCACCATGAAGATGGTTTTTCACAAGCTGTAGAACATTGGTTATCATCTTAA